The genomic region GAGTGGCGATCGCCTGTTGGCAACAACTACAAGACATCCCGGCAGAAATCCTCGATCGCGCCACCCGCAGACCGTCAACGATGCGCGAAGCCCTCGAATTAGCCAAACAGATCGATCGCACCCTCGATACCGAAGCCCAATTATGGCTGATCGACTACTTGCAACAAAACTACTGGCTGCACGCGAACCCGTCCGGCTCGACGGCGCCCTCCTATTTACACGCTCTCGAAAGCGCGCGCCGCTACCTCCTCAGTTACGCCCAACCGCGCTTAGTGTGGGAAGTCACCTTAATGACGACGATCGCCTAAAACCCCCTTCTCAACCCTTCTCAAATCTTCTCAACTCCCCTCGACCCTCGCCTGAGACGGTCGAATTAATACATCCAAATTCAAATAAAATGCAATCTCCCCATTCGGCAGATGTAAAATTTTCTCGATCGCCTCGGGCGGACTCCCGGACGTAGGAACCCCTTCAAATCCCTCTCGATAAATCTGCGGAACCGTTTCAAACTTATCTTCAGAAACTTCTAAAATGCTCGGGAGTTGGGGAATAGGAATCGCCAATGTTTCCACATTCTCACCTCCGTCGTCCCCTTCAACGCGCTCGATCGTCGAAATAATCAAATATTGATAATCCCTTACTTCTTCACTATCTCCTAAAAAAAACTGAGACAAATCCACTAAAGCGATCGCCTCATTATCAAAATTCACCAAACTGCGACCACTTGCTAACCTCCCGTAGGACGCAAACTCCTTAAGAACCCGTTGCACGCTTTCAATCGGAATCGCCCACATCGTATTTCCCAACCTAAACGTCACCACTTTACGTTTTGGCGTTCGTTTGCGTTCGATGCGTTTGTTATGAAAGCGGCGAGTATAACTCGAACTTGGTAAAACCATACTCGATTTCCGATACAACGAAAAAAATGAACCAGACCAACCACAACAGCCGCCATTAACCCCCGACCAATTGAGCGATCGCGCTGAGTAATTGCGGTTCGTTATAAGGCTTCGTAAAATACTGAACCGCACCTAACTCCATCGCCATTTGACGGTGTTTCGCCCCACTGCGAGACGTTAACATCGCCACGGGAATGCGAGCCAGTTGCGGATCGGCTTTGAGAGCGCGTAACAGCTCAAACCCGTCGAGGCGGGGCATTTCAATATCGACGATCGCCAAAGCACAATCGCGCCCCGACTGTAATTGTTCGAGGGCATCTTGACCGTCCTTGGCCTGAGCCACCCGATAACGAGCGCGCTTGAGCGTCAGCGAGAGCATCTGACGAATCGTATACGAATCATCCACCACCAAAATTTGGGGTTGAGATTTCGAGGGAGGCAGTAAAAACGGCGAATCTCCTTCCCCAGAGTCGATCGCCGCCCGACGGTCTCGCTTCCCTTCAGCTCCAGAGTGCATCCGCACCATTGCCGTCCCCGCCGACGGCGAGACTTGGGGACGCACATTCGCGATCGAATCGTCGACATCGAGGATGCTCACCACTTGTCCGTCCCCGAGAATCGTGCAGCCGAGGATTCCTGGAGGCTTCGACAGAGGTAAAGGAAGCGGTTTGACGACGATTTCCTGTTGTCCGAGGAGACGTTCGACGGCGAGGGCCACGATCCCTTCGCTAGAGGTCAGCACCAGAACCGGAATGTATTCGAGTCCGACAGGAATGGGAGACGGAGAATCGATCGCCGTATCCTGATAATGCAGTAACTGTTGAAGGGGAACCAAACGGATATACTCCTCGCGCCAGCGCAACATCGGTTGATGACCTAACATCTGCACCGCATATTCCGTTTCCGTCGTCCGTTCGCGGCCACTGGGAGTAGACGTATCGGCCACGTGGAGAATTTCCTCGACCGCATCCAACGGAACTGCCAGCGTATGACGATCGCTCCTGACCATTAACGCATCGGCAATCGAGAGCATCAACGGCAATTTAATCGTAAACGTCGTACCGCGACCGAGCCGCGAATCGACCTTGACCGTACCGCGAACTTGGCGCAAGTTGGTGCGGACGATATCGAGTCCGACCCCCCGACCGGACAACTCGCCGACCCGCTCGATCGTGCTGAACCCGGGCCAAAATAAAAAATCGTAAAGATCTACCACGGAAAGGTCTTGAGCGTGTTCTAGAGCCACTAAACCGAGTTCGACCGCACGGCGACGGATCGCGTCGGGGTCGATCCCTTTCCCGTCGTCAGTAATCGTAATAATCGTTTGACCGCCTTGGTGTCGGGCTTCGATTTCGATCTGACCGCTTGGGGGTTTGCCGACCGCTTTGCGTTCTTGAGGAGACTCGATGCCGTGATCGAAGGCATTGCGAACGAGATGGACGAGGGGATCGCGCAAGGCGTGCAAGAGACTTTCGTCAATTTTGGTTTCCCGTCCGAGCAGGAGCAAGTTGACTTCTTTACTGTAAGTGCGAGATAGGTCGCGCAAAGCACGAGGGAGGTGGTCTACGGCGCGACTGAAACTGACGACGCGCAATTGCATCACCCGCGATCGCAGACGATCGCAAATCCGGCGCAGGTGGTCCGTACTCGAATCGAGTTTGAGGGTCACCTCATCAATTTGGCTCGCCGAATGGGCGATCGCCTGAGTCGTTTCGATCGCCTCTTGAGCAGTTGTATGAAACTCTGTATATTCATCGAGTTCTAATTCGTCAAAATCGTGGTCACTCGTGCGATTCTCGTTGGGGTAGGCTTCGCGAACGTCACCCAATGGCATAACCGGGCCTCGATGTCCGGCGAGACGGTCGTATTCCTCCCGTAACTGCACCCCAAACTGATTCAAATCGCGAATGCTGCGCCGCAGACGCTTGACTTCACCGCGTAACTGATTCGATTGCAATTCTAAATTCGTGCGATTGATGACCAACTCGCCGACCAGATTGACTAACTCCGTGAGGCGATCGAGTTCGACGCGAATCGTCGGACGGACGACCGTAGTGCCGCCCGATCCGGGATTGGCGGTTTCGTGAGGTGTCACCGTCGCTTCCGGCGTCGGTTCCGGCGGGGCTTCCGGGATCGTCGCCGACCCCTCGGAACGGCTCTGGGAGGGCATTTCCGACGCTGAGTAAGAGTCCGGGGTCGAGTCCGCCTCTGCCGGGTCGGGCGCGGCGGCGGTAGCCAGAGGACTCAAATCTAAAGGTTGAATGGAGATCGATCGTTCTTGTAAAACTTGGTCGCGGGCGGATTGTAAATTTTGGGCGATCGCCCAACCGAACTGCTGTAATTGTTCTAAAGTTAAATTGGGCGTATCGACCAGAGCGCGCAAATGGTCGGCAATTTGTCCGAATTCCGGAATTTGTAACATTCCCGCCAGTCCGGAGAGCTGGTAATAAATCTCGTTGAGAATATTTATGGTTTCCTCTAAATTATCCG from Oxynema aestuarii AP17 harbors:
- a CDS encoding chemotaxis protein CheW yields the protein MVLPSSSYTRRFHNKRIERKRTPKRKVVTFRLGNTMWAIPIESVQRVLKEFASYGRLASGRSLVNFDNEAIALVDLSQFFLGDSEEVRDYQYLIISTIERVEGDDGGENVETLAIPIPQLPSILEVSEDKFETVPQIYREGFEGVPTSGSPPEAIEKILHLPNGEIAFYLNLDVLIRPSQARVEGS
- a CDS encoding hybrid sensor histidine kinase/response regulator; translated protein: MTPLDPEDFNELLGAFIAETQEFLQLLESQLLSMEEATTKEGRERQVKDLFRAAHSIKGSALMFGFEELSSAAHALEDCFAILRDRADLSELQPETITMLLEGVDALKQMSDRATQQAQTTGTTSLPDEPSREARAIEAIKGQMMATFRVADLDATEATPPWLQNNSGNRSAIRIIFEQELPPIFNRLETELSQAKTDNLEETINILNEIYYQLSGLAGMLQIPEFGQIADHLRALVDTPNLTLEQLQQFGWAIAQNLQSARDQVLQERSISIQPLDLSPLATAAAPDPAEADSTPDSYSASEMPSQSRSEGSATIPEAPPEPTPEATVTPHETANPGSGGTTVVRPTIRVELDRLTELVNLVGELVINRTNLELQSNQLRGEVKRLRRSIRDLNQFGVQLREEYDRLAGHRGPVMPLGDVREAYPNENRTSDHDFDELELDEYTEFHTTAQEAIETTQAIAHSASQIDEVTLKLDSSTDHLRRICDRLRSRVMQLRVVSFSRAVDHLPRALRDLSRTYSKEVNLLLLGRETKIDESLLHALRDPLVHLVRNAFDHGIESPQERKAVGKPPSGQIEIEARHQGGQTIITITDDGKGIDPDAIRRRAVELGLVALEHAQDLSVVDLYDFLFWPGFSTIERVGELSGRGVGLDIVRTNLRQVRGTVKVDSRLGRGTTFTIKLPLMLSIADALMVRSDRHTLAVPLDAVEEILHVADTSTPSGRERTTETEYAVQMLGHQPMLRWREEYIRLVPLQQLLHYQDTAIDSPSPIPVGLEYIPVLVLTSSEGIVALAVERLLGQQEIVVKPLPLPLSKPPGILGCTILGDGQVVSILDVDDSIANVRPQVSPSAGTAMVRMHSGAEGKRDRRAAIDSGEGDSPFLLPPSKSQPQILVVDDSYTIRQMLSLTLKRARYRVAQAKDGQDALEQLQSGRDCALAIVDIEMPRLDGFELLRALKADPQLARIPVAMLTSRSGAKHRQMAMELGAVQYFTKPYNEPQLLSAIAQLVGG